From a single Pseudomonas triticicola genomic region:
- a CDS encoding CHAD domain-containing protein has protein sequence MIDRLVAHVLSLDVRLLACQARLTARTDPEALHDLRTTVRRLRSLLRPLRGLPGVEQLEAAASAVGDLTTPWRDREVLAAYLLEHDQPEAAQRRLAQMDEAYPALAASAELASLLMILDAFPRFLRASQRQGLLKDLDKRIEKRLGKQWQKLDAALHDPAHDRHRLRLLIKRVRYGIEAYPELDRLPKPAYKRLKSAQGALGDWHDCWQWLARAEQEADLQPCVATWQAGLIKAELKADQVLEKLSVTCFKHS, from the coding sequence ATGATCGATCGCTTGGTGGCTCATGTGTTGAGCCTGGATGTGCGGCTGCTGGCATGTCAGGCGCGCTTGACTGCGCGCACTGATCCAGAGGCGTTGCATGATTTGCGCACTACGGTGCGGCGCTTGCGCAGTCTGTTGCGGCCGTTGCGTGGCTTGCCGGGAGTCGAGCAACTGGAGGCGGCGGCTTCGGCAGTGGGTGATCTGACCACACCGTGGCGTGATCGCGAAGTGCTGGCGGCGTATCTGCTCGAGCATGATCAACCCGAGGCTGCGCAGCGGCGTCTGGCGCAAATGGACGAGGCGTATCCGGCGCTGGCGGCGAGTGCGGAACTGGCTTCGTTGCTGATGATTCTTGACGCCTTTCCACGATTTTTGCGCGCGTCCCAGCGTCAGGGTCTGCTCAAGGATCTGGATAAACGCATCGAAAAACGCTTGGGCAAACAATGGCAAAAGCTCGACGCGGCGCTGCACGATCCCGCCCATGACCGCCATCGTCTGCGCCTGCTGATCAAGCGCGTGCGCTATGGCATCGAAGCCTATCCCGAGCTGGATCGCTTGCCGAAACCGGCTTACAAACGCCTGAAATCCGCGCAAGGCGCACTGGGCGATTGGCACGATTGCTGGCAATGGCTGGCCCGCGCCGAGCAGGAAGCCGATCTGCAACCGTGCGTGGCGACTTGGCAGGCGGGGTTGATCAAGGCAGAGCTGAAGGCCGATCAAGTGCTGGAAAAGCTCAGCGTGACGTGTTTCAAACATTCCTGA
- a CDS encoding acyl-CoA thioesterase — protein MRFCDLLDAVRQQPEVTIPAEWGQGRASFGGLVAALQFEAMRAGVPTQRPVRSLAITFVGPVEPEVPVSFEVDVLREGKAVSQVLGRAMQNGQVVTIIQGSFGASRPSEVAVEAYPAPTMKHWDECQELPYIKGVTPEFMRHLAMRWSVGGIPFSGTASRLMGGWVRLRGDVKEEPVNEAHLLALVDAWPPALLPYLKKPAPGSTLTWTIEFVQPLHDLSTLDWCQYLADIEYAADGYGHVAAKLWSAKGELIAMSRQTVTIFA, from the coding sequence ATGCGCTTTTGCGATCTGCTCGATGCTGTCCGCCAACAACCTGAAGTGACCATCCCCGCCGAATGGGGGCAGGGCCGTGCCAGTTTTGGCGGGCTGGTGGCCGCGCTGCAGTTTGAAGCCATGCGCGCCGGGGTGCCGACGCAGCGCCCGGTGCGTTCGCTGGCGATTACCTTTGTCGGCCCGGTCGAGCCGGAAGTGCCGGTGAGTTTCGAAGTGGACGTGCTGCGTGAAGGCAAAGCCGTCAGCCAGGTGTTGGGCCGCGCCATGCAAAATGGCCAAGTGGTGACGATCATTCAGGGCAGCTTCGGTGCCTCGCGGCCCTCGGAAGTCGCCGTCGAAGCCTACCCGGCGCCAACGATGAAACACTGGGACGAATGCCAGGAGCTGCCCTACATCAAAGGCGTGACCCCGGAATTCATGCGCCATCTGGCGATGCGCTGGAGCGTCGGCGGTATTCCGTTCTCCGGCACGGCATCGCGCTTGATGGGCGGCTGGGTGCGGTTGCGTGGGGATGTCAAAGAGGAGCCGGTCAACGAGGCGCATCTGCTGGCGCTGGTGGATGCCTGGCCGCCGGCGCTGTTGCCGTATCTGAAGAAACCGGCACCGGGTAGCACGCTGACCTGGACCATCGAATTCGTGCAGCCGTTACACGACTTGAGCACGCTGGACTGGTGCCAATACCTGGCCGACATCGAATACGCAGCCGACGGCTACGGCCATGTCGCCGCGAAGTTGTGGAGTGCGAAGGGAGAGTTGATTGCCATGAGTCGGCAGACCGTGACAATTTTCGCCTGA
- a CDS encoding Mpo1-like protein has protein sequence MGKRHPNLPAWQWRAYPGNHQHPTNLVLHLIAVPLFIVAFLLIVSGVFSLSLASVAIGVIGIVAALGLQRHGHGLEAQASEPFSDRKDAVSRLLVEQFLTFPRFFLSGGWWRAWRERHRRH, from the coding sequence ATGGGCAAACGTCACCCCAACCTTCCCGCGTGGCAATGGCGCGCCTACCCGGGCAATCATCAGCATCCGACCAATCTGGTCCTGCACTTGATTGCCGTGCCGTTGTTCATTGTGGCGTTTCTGTTGATCGTGTCGGGAGTGTTCAGCCTGAGTCTGGCCAGCGTCGCCATCGGTGTGATCGGGATTGTCGCGGCGCTGGGTCTGCAGCGCCACGGCCACGGCCTGGAGGCGCAAGCCTCCGAGCCGTTCAGTGATCGCAAAGATGCCGTGTCACGTTTGCTGGTCGAGCAGTTTCTGACCTTTCCGCGGTTCTTTCTCAGCGGTGGCTGGTGGCGCGCCTGGCGTGAGCGCCACCGTCGGCATTGA
- a CDS encoding methyl-accepting chemotaxis protein, with product MGAWLSNISLKYKFWAVNAVAFVTTLLLVLYAVHLEQQARSHAAQVSAQAQAQLLKAWPLGQPLPKSAQVLTFKRGEAPRINDQPLLEISGSNGWNATNEMPLFGDDPLIGAEVFSRADGEQVAVIASAPSLSQVFSERFANYALAVFVLMLVMLGASQLLIRFLLSQLNTLKDVMLHVEKTGDLSARVPLVGKDEVGQMANAFNAMQAGYQRVVSTVASTARQLDDGAARLASSMNDVRHGMLGQQSETDQAATAINEMTATVYHIAQHAGATRDLSKTADGLAGSGQQVVARVQQSIAGLSSGVQQTAEMIQRLAEDSQKINGVVSVIHSIAEQTNLLALNAAIEAARAGEMGRGFAVVADEVRNLAKRVQASTDEITGMIAALQAGTRDAVDFMQESSYKADDCVQQAQEAGAALAEITGAVAQMRESNTQIAVAAEQQSQVAEEMNRAVVSIRDVTENTVQQTVDSATTSNELATLAGELNKAIGQLKL from the coding sequence ATGGGTGCCTGGCTTAGCAACATCTCGCTGAAATACAAATTCTGGGCGGTCAACGCGGTCGCCTTTGTCACTACCCTGCTGCTCGTATTGTACGCCGTGCATCTCGAACAACAGGCCCGCAGCCACGCCGCGCAGGTGTCCGCGCAGGCGCAGGCGCAGTTGCTCAAGGCCTGGCCGCTCGGGCAACCGTTGCCCAAGTCCGCTCAGGTGCTGACCTTCAAGCGCGGTGAAGCGCCGCGTATCAACGATCAACCGCTGCTGGAAATCAGCGGCAGCAACGGCTGGAACGCCACCAATGAAATGCCACTGTTCGGTGACGACCCGTTGATCGGCGCCGAAGTGTTCAGCCGTGCCGACGGCGAACAAGTGGCGGTCATCGCCTCCGCCCCGAGCCTGAGCCAGGTGTTCAGCGAGCGTTTCGCCAACTATGCATTGGCGGTCTTCGTCCTGATGCTGGTGATGCTCGGCGCCTCGCAACTGTTGATCCGTTTTCTGCTCAGCCAGCTCAACACGTTGAAAGACGTGATGCTGCACGTTGAAAAAACCGGCGATCTTTCTGCTCGTGTGCCGCTGGTGGGCAAGGACGAAGTCGGGCAGATGGCCAATGCCTTCAACGCCATGCAGGCCGGTTATCAACGCGTCGTGAGCACCGTTGCCAGCACCGCGCGACAACTGGACGACGGTGCAGCGCGGCTGGCCTCAAGCATGAATGATGTGCGCCACGGCATGCTCGGCCAGCAAAGCGAAACCGATCAGGCCGCCACCGCGATCAACGAAATGACCGCCACCGTTTATCACATCGCTCAACACGCCGGCGCCACCCGCGATCTGTCGAAAACCGCCGACGGCCTCGCCGGCAGCGGCCAGCAAGTAGTCGCGCGGGTGCAGCAGTCGATTGCCGGACTGTCCAGCGGCGTGCAGCAGACGGCAGAAATGATTCAACGCCTGGCCGAGGACAGCCAGAAGATCAACGGCGTGGTCAGCGTGATTCACAGCATCGCCGAACAGACCAATCTGCTCGCGCTGAATGCGGCCATCGAAGCGGCCCGCGCCGGGGAGATGGGGCGCGGCTTTGCCGTGGTCGCCGATGAAGTGCGCAACCTCGCCAAGCGCGTGCAGGCGTCCACCGACGAGATCACCGGCATGATCGCCGCGTTGCAGGCTGGCACCCGCGATGCGGTGGATTTCATGCAGGAGAGTTCATACAAGGCCGACGACTGCGTGCAGCAGGCCCAGGAGGCTGGCGCGGCGCTGGCGGAAATTACCGGGGCAGTGGCGCAGATGCGCGAAAGCAACACGCAGATTGCCGTCGCGGCGGAACAGCAGAGTCAGGTTGCCGAGGAGATGAACCGGGCGGTGGTGAGTATTCGTGACGTGACCGAGAACACCGTGCAGCAGACGGTGGATTCGGCGACGACCAGTAATGAGCTGGCGACATTGGCCGGGGAGTTGAACAAGGCGATAGGTCAGTTGAAATTGTGA
- a CDS encoding TatD family hydrolase yields MQLIDIGVNLTNPSFADKHQAVLDRAYAAGVCQLVLTGTSVEGSEQALELCQQLDESGQRLFATAGIHPHSASDWNADSARRLRSLLNESSVVAVGECGLDFNRDFSPRPQQEKVLEEHLALAVELQLPVFLHERDASQRLLEILKDFRDQLPAAVVHCFTGEQKALFNYLDLDLHIGITGWICDERRGTHLHPLVKEIKAGRLMLESDAPYLLPRTLRPKPKNGRNEPAYLTEVLREVALHRGETESALAAHTTACARAFYNLPALPDTP; encoded by the coding sequence ATGCAACTCATCGATATCGGCGTCAACCTGACCAACCCCAGTTTCGCCGACAAACACCAGGCCGTGCTCGACCGCGCCTACGCCGCCGGCGTCTGCCAACTGGTGCTGACAGGCACCAGCGTCGAGGGTAGCGAACAGGCGCTGGAACTGTGCCAACAACTGGATGAAAGCGGCCAACGGCTGTTCGCCACCGCCGGTATTCACCCGCATTCGGCCAGCGACTGGAATGCTGACAGCGCGCGTCGCCTGCGCAGTCTGTTGAACGAATCCAGTGTCGTCGCGGTAGGTGAATGCGGCCTGGATTTCAACCGCGACTTCTCCCCGCGCCCGCAACAGGAAAAGGTTCTCGAAGAACACCTGGCGCTGGCCGTCGAGCTGCAATTGCCGGTGTTCCTGCATGAGCGCGATGCCAGCCAGCGCCTGCTGGAGATCCTCAAGGACTTCCGCGATCAACTGCCGGCGGCGGTGGTGCACTGCTTCACTGGCGAGCAAAAGGCCTTGTTCAACTACCTCGATCTGGATCTGCACATCGGCATCACCGGCTGGATCTGCGACGAACGCCGGGGCACGCATCTGCATCCGCTGGTCAAAGAGATCAAAGCGGGACGGCTGATGCTGGAAAGCGACGCACCCTATCTGCTGCCGCGCACGCTGCGACCGAAACCAAAAAACGGCCGCAACGAGCCGGCGTATCTGACCGAAGTGTTGCGCGAGGTGGCGTTGCATCGCGGCGAGACCGAGTCAGCGCTGGCCGCGCATACCACCGCGTGTGCCCGGGCGTTCTACAACCTCCCCGCCCTCCCTGACACACCATAA
- a CDS encoding transglycosylase SLT domain-containing protein, with protein sequence MHRPSVLLLLCAALLLPMTAVARLPGPLQAVPASKVRDLSDIRSSRVLRVLVNQSRNSSGEVQGQAIGVEYHRLRAFEQYLNGHARDGQEVTLKIIPKAKDQLLGALQRGEGDMVAPGELLDLPSGYAVASSEPIASNVPLVLVGIKGQRRYTKVEQLSGKTLALPTGSAAGEVVSQLNQKLALHKLAPINIEWVDPTLAVEDVLEMVQGGIFHLTIVEQPIAERWGKILPKLRLDRQLSLGEPGEEHWFVRRDASMLRASIDRFLTGYKKPSDEDAAFLRIYRRLYQVHNPLAKADRQRLEKLRPTLQKHADAQNMDWLNLAALAFKESRLQPNARSGSGPTGLMQITPSAAQRVGVSNIQNLDANVQAGARYLALIRRKFFSSPKLNERERMAFTLAAYNIGPERVQGMRAEARRRGLNPNQWFFQVERIAMEQVGMGAVSYVNSVNKYYLAFDRERESLEPRQQKVVSRK encoded by the coding sequence ATGCATCGTCCCTCGGTTCTGCTGCTGTTGTGTGCTGCGTTGCTGCTGCCGATGACGGCGGTCGCGCGCCTGCCCGGGCCGCTGCAAGCAGTGCCGGCGAGCAAGGTTCGCGACCTCTCGGACATTCGCAGCAGCCGCGTGTTGCGAGTGTTGGTCAATCAGAGCCGCAACAGCTCCGGCGAGGTCCAGGGCCAGGCCATCGGTGTCGAGTACCACCGATTGCGCGCGTTCGAGCAATACCTCAATGGCCATGCTCGTGACGGCCAGGAAGTCACCCTCAAGATCATTCCCAAAGCCAAGGATCAATTGCTCGGCGCCTTGCAGCGCGGCGAAGGCGATATGGTCGCGCCCGGTGAATTGCTCGACCTGCCATCGGGCTATGCAGTGGCCAGCAGTGAGCCGATTGCCAGCAACGTGCCGCTGGTGCTGGTCGGCATCAAGGGCCAGCGCCGTTACACCAAGGTCGAGCAACTGTCCGGCAAAACCCTGGCGCTGCCCACCGGTAGTGCGGCGGGGGAGGTGGTCAGTCAGCTTAACCAGAAACTGGCGCTGCACAAACTGGCGCCGATCAATATCGAATGGGTCGATCCGACGCTGGCGGTCGAAGATGTGCTGGAGATGGTTCAGGGTGGGATTTTTCACCTGACCATTGTCGAGCAACCGATTGCCGAGCGCTGGGGCAAGATACTGCCGAAGCTGCGCCTCGATCGGCAACTGAGCCTCGGCGAGCCGGGCGAAGAACATTGGTTCGTGCGCCGCGATGCGTCGATGTTGCGCGCGAGCATCGATCGCTTCCTCACCGGTTACAAGAAACCGTCGGACGAAGACGCGGCGTTTCTGCGCATCTATCGACGCCTGTATCAGGTACACAATCCGCTGGCCAAGGCCGATCGCCAGCGTCTGGAAAAACTCCGTCCGACCCTGCAGAAGCATGCCGACGCACAGAACATGGACTGGCTCAATCTGGCGGCGCTGGCGTTCAAGGAATCGCGTCTGCAGCCCAACGCTCGCAGCGGCAGCGGCCCGACAGGGCTGATGCAGATCACCCCGTCCGCCGCGCAGCGGGTCGGCGTGAGCAATATCCAGAATCTCGATGCGAATGTGCAGGCCGGCGCCAGGTACCTGGCGCTGATCCGCCGCAAGTTCTTCAGCAGCCCGAAACTCAACGAGCGTGAGCGCATGGCTTTCACCCTCGCCGCTTACAACATCGGCCCCGAGCGCGTGCAGGGCATGCGCGCCGAAGCTCGCCGCCGTGGTCTCAATCCCAACCAGTGGTTCTTCCAGGTCGAGCGCATCGCCATGGAGCAGGTGGGGATGGGCGCCGTCAGCTATGTTAATAGCGTGAACAAGTATTACCTGGCATTCGACCGGGAGCGAGAGTCGCTCGAGCCCCGGCAGCAGAAAGTGGTCTCACGGAAATAA
- a CDS encoding DoxX family protein, with protein MSSLINKVLFTRAGYGLTVLRIAVGVIFAAHGSQKLFGLFGGYGLAGTAQWMESIGLTPGYLMASLAGGTEFFAGLALIIGLLVRPAALGLAFLSLVAIFSVHIGNGLFMANNGYEFALALLAGSIAVLIEGAGKLSADRAIAG; from the coding sequence ATGAGCTCTCTGATCAACAAGGTTCTGTTCACCCGCGCCGGTTACGGCCTGACTGTCCTGCGCATTGCTGTCGGCGTGATCTTCGCCGCCCACGGTTCGCAGAAACTCTTTGGTCTGTTCGGTGGCTACGGCCTGGCCGGCACCGCCCAATGGATGGAAAGCATCGGTCTTACCCCGGGCTACCTGATGGCCTCGCTGGCTGGCGGTACCGAGTTCTTCGCCGGTCTGGCGCTGATCATCGGCCTGCTGGTACGCCCGGCGGCACTGGGTCTGGCGTTCCTCTCGCTGGTGGCGATCTTCTCGGTGCACATCGGCAACGGTCTGTTCATGGCCAACAACGGTTATGAGTTTGCTCTGGCTCTGCTCGCCGGCAGCATCGCGGTACTGATCGAAGGTGCCGGCAAGCTCTCGGCGGATCGCGCCATCGCCGGTTGA
- the greB gene encoding transcription elongation factor GreB, with amino-acid sequence MSRYRPPRTAGTALITPEGEARMRAEFHELWHVRRPQVTQAVSEAAAQGDRSENAEYTYGKKMLREIDSRVRFLTKRLEALKVVSEKPSDPNKVYFGAWVTIEDEDGKQSRYRIVGPDELDLKQGLISIDSPLARALIGKALDAEVRVQTPTGEQFVYIVAIEYP; translated from the coding sequence ATGAGTCGTTATCGCCCTCCCCGCACCGCCGGCACCGCGCTGATCACCCCCGAGGGTGAAGCACGGATGCGCGCTGAATTCCATGAGTTGTGGCATGTGCGTCGCCCGCAGGTCACCCAGGCGGTGAGTGAAGCGGCGGCGCAGGGCGATCGTTCGGAAAACGCCGAATATACCTACGGCAAGAAGATGCTGCGCGAAATCGACAGCCGCGTGCGCTTTCTCACCAAACGCCTGGAAGCGCTCAAGGTGGTCAGCGAAAAACCCAGCGACCCGAACAAGGTCTATTTCGGCGCCTGGGTAACCATCGAAGACGAGGACGGCAAGCAGTCGCGCTACCGCATCGTCGGCCCCGATGAACTGGACCTCAAACAGGGTTTGATCAGCATCGACTCGCCGCTGGCCCGCGCGCTGATCGGCAAGGCACTCGACGCGGAAGTGCGGGTGCAGACGCCGACCGGCGAGCAGTTCGTTTACATCGTTGCGATTGAATACCCGTAA
- a CDS encoding ABC transporter permease, whose protein sequence is MARLPLLRLFSLALRQLMRDARAGELRVLFFALVVAVAASTAIGYFGARLNGAMMLRATEFLGADLVLEGSSPAREEQIRSGTELRLNHAQVVEFSSVIATDNGIQLSSIKAVDRAYPLRGELKSAPAPFAQEEVGGEPQPGEAWVEARLLTALDLKIGDSIDVGMKTLKLTRVLTYEPDRAGNFYSLTPRVLINLDDLTATGVVQPGSRVSYRELWRGEPQTLETYRELIKPGLAANQRIQDARDGNRQIGGALGKAERYLNMASLVAVLLAGVAVALSANRFASRRFDASALLRCLGLSRRETMVLFSLQLTVLGLIAAISGALLGWLAQLGLFALLHDLLPSDVPPGGLFPAMAGIGTGLVALAGFALPPLAALGRVPPLRVLRRDMLPIPSSTWMVYGAALGALGLIMWRLSLDLLLTFALLGGGVVAALVLGGLLLLLLQSLRRLLARASLPWRLGLGQLLRHPLAAAGQSLAFGLILLSMALIALLRGELLDTWQNQLPKNAPNYFALNILPADKQAFADHLIKVSAQAAPLYPVVPGRLISINGEAVQQIVSKDSAGDRAIQRDLSLTWGADLPAGNKLTAGSWWSGQPSDDVPGVSVEGKVAESLKLKLGDHMVFSVGGVNREAKVTSLREINWDNFQPNFFMIFQPGTLKDLPATYLTSFYLAPGHDQQIVELSRTFPAVTILQVEALLEQLRSILAQVTLAVEYVLLFVLAAGMAVLFSGLQATLDERIRQGALLRALGAERQLLIKARRIEFGLLGAVSGLLAAIGSEVVSLVLYRFAFDLPWHPHPWLLVLPLIGAALIGGAGVFGTRRALNASPLTVLREG, encoded by the coding sequence ATGGCACGTCTGCCGCTGTTGCGTCTGTTCAGTCTTGCCCTGCGCCAGCTCATGCGCGATGCCCGCGCCGGAGAATTGCGCGTGTTGTTCTTCGCGCTGGTGGTGGCCGTCGCGGCGAGCACCGCGATCGGCTACTTCGGCGCCCGCCTCAACGGCGCGATGATGCTGCGCGCGACCGAGTTTCTCGGTGCCGATCTGGTCCTTGAAGGCAGCTCGCCGGCCCGCGAGGAGCAAATCCGCAGCGGCACCGAACTGCGCCTCAATCATGCACAAGTGGTGGAGTTTTCCAGCGTCATTGCCACCGACAACGGCATTCAGTTATCCAGCATCAAAGCCGTCGACCGCGCCTATCCACTGCGTGGCGAGCTGAAGAGCGCGCCCGCACCCTTTGCCCAGGAAGAAGTCGGCGGCGAACCGCAACCCGGTGAAGCCTGGGTCGAGGCGCGTCTGCTGACCGCGCTGGATCTGAAGATCGGCGACAGCATTGACGTCGGCATGAAGACCTTGAAGCTGACCCGCGTGCTGACCTACGAGCCGGATCGCGCTGGCAACTTCTACAGCCTGACGCCACGGGTACTGATCAATCTTGACGACCTCACCGCGACCGGCGTGGTGCAACCGGGCAGCCGGGTAAGCTATCGAGAACTGTGGCGCGGTGAACCGCAGACGCTGGAAACCTATCGTGAATTGATCAAACCAGGCCTCGCTGCCAATCAGCGAATCCAGGATGCCCGCGACGGCAACCGACAGATTGGCGGCGCGCTGGGTAAGGCCGAGCGCTACCTGAACATGGCCAGTCTGGTTGCGGTGTTGTTGGCTGGCGTAGCCGTGGCGTTGTCAGCCAACCGTTTCGCCAGCCGGCGTTTCGACGCCAGTGCCTTGCTGCGCTGCCTCGGCTTGTCGCGCCGGGAAACCATGGTGCTGTTCAGCCTGCAACTGACCGTGCTCGGCCTGATTGCCGCCATCAGTGGCGCGCTGCTCGGCTGGCTGGCGCAACTGGGGCTGTTCGCGTTGCTGCATGATTTGCTGCCAAGTGACGTGCCACCGGGCGGGCTGTTTCCGGCGATGGCCGGGATTGGCACCGGGCTGGTGGCGCTGGCCGGTTTTGCCTTGCCGCCATTGGCCGCACTGGGTCGCGTGCCGCCGCTGCGGGTGTTGCGCCGCGACATGCTGCCGATCCCCTCGAGCACATGGATGGTCTACGGCGCGGCGCTGGGTGCGCTGGGCCTGATCATGTGGCGTCTGAGCCTCGACCTGCTGCTGACCTTCGCCCTGCTCGGCGGTGGCGTAGTCGCCGCGCTGGTGCTGGGCGGCCTGCTGCTGTTGTTGCTGCAAAGCCTGCGCCGCCTGCTCGCCCGCGCCTCGTTGCCATGGCGTCTGGGCCTTGGCCAGTTGTTGCGGCATCCATTGGCGGCGGCCGGGCAGTCGCTGGCGTTCGGCCTGATTCTGCTGTCGATGGCGCTGATCGCGCTGCTGCGCGGTGAGCTGCTCGACACCTGGCAAAACCAGTTGCCGAAAAATGCGCCGAACTACTTCGCGCTGAACATCCTCCCGGCTGACAAGCAAGCCTTCGCCGATCACCTGATCAAGGTGTCCGCGCAAGCGGCGCCGCTGTATCCGGTGGTGCCAGGTCGATTGATCAGCATCAATGGCGAAGCGGTACAACAAATCGTCAGCAAGGACTCGGCCGGTGACCGCGCCATCCAGCGTGATCTGAGCCTGACCTGGGGGGCGGATCTGCCGGCCGGCAACAAGCTCACCGCCGGCTCGTGGTGGAGCGGCCAGCCGTCCGACGACGTGCCGGGGGTTTCGGTGGAAGGCAAGGTGGCCGAAAGCCTGAAACTCAAACTCGGCGATCACATGGTGTTCAGCGTTGGCGGCGTCAATCGCGAAGCAAAGGTCACCAGCCTGCGAGAGATCAACTGGGACAACTTCCAGCCGAACTTCTTCATGATCTTTCAGCCCGGCACCCTGAAGGATCTGCCGGCCACCTACCTGACCAGTTTCTACCTGGCCCCTGGGCATGACCAGCAGATCGTCGAGCTGTCGCGGACCTTCCCGGCGGTGACCATCCTGCAGGTCGAAGCCTTGCTCGAACAGCTGCGCAGCATCCTCGCTCAGGTCACCCTGGCAGTGGAATATGTGTTGTTGTTTGTTCTGGCTGCGGGGATGGCGGTGCTGTTCTCCGGCCTGCAAGCGACGCTGGATGAACGCATCCGCCAGGGTGCGCTGTTGCGCGCGCTGGGCGCCGAGCGGCAGTTGCTGATCAAGGCGCGGCGTATCGAGTTCGGCTTGTTGGGTGCGGTCAGCGGTCTGCTCGCGGCGATCGGTTCGGAGGTGGTCAGTCTGGTGCTGTACCGCTTCGCCTTTGATCTGCCATGGCATCCGCATCCATGGCTGCTGGTGCTGCCGCTGATTGGCGCCGCGCTGATTGGTGGCGCCGGTGTGTTCGGCACTCGCCGGGCGCTGAATGCCAGCCCGCTGACAGTGTTGCGCGAGGGTTGA
- a CDS encoding ABC transporter ATP-binding protein — translation MGASILTAKNLSKVVPSAEGELTILHELSLELNKGDSLAIVGASGSGKSTLLGLLAGLDLPSSGEVTLAGQGLSNLDEDQRARIRAEHVGFVFQSFQLLDSLNALENVMLPLELDGRKDARERATQLLQRVGLGQRLTHSPRQLSGGEQQRVAIARAFAAEPDVLFADEPTGNLDSHTGERISDLLFELNKERGTTLVLVTHDERLAHRCRRLIRLEAGLLVAPLEP, via the coding sequence ATGGGCGCAAGCATTCTCACCGCGAAGAACCTCAGCAAAGTGGTCCCTAGCGCGGAAGGTGAACTGACTATCCTGCACGAACTCAGCCTGGAACTGAACAAGGGCGACAGCCTGGCCATCGTCGGCGCGTCCGGTTCCGGCAAATCCACCCTCCTCGGCCTGCTCGCCGGCCTTGACCTGCCGAGCAGCGGCGAAGTCACCCTCGCCGGCCAGGGCCTGAGCAATCTCGACGAAGACCAGCGCGCACGAATCCGCGCCGAGCATGTCGGGTTTGTCTTCCAGTCATTTCAGTTGCTCGACAGCCTCAATGCGCTGGAAAACGTCATGCTGCCGCTTGAGCTCGACGGCCGCAAAGATGCCCGCGAGCGCGCCACGCAATTGCTTCAGCGCGTCGGCCTCGGCCAGCGCCTGACTCACTCGCCGCGCCAGCTCTCCGGTGGTGAACAGCAGCGCGTGGCCATCGCCCGCGCCTTCGCTGCCGAACCGGACGTGCTGTTCGCCGACGAACCGACCGGCAACCTCGACAGCCACACCGGCGAGCGCATCAGCGACTTGCTGTTCGAATTGAACAAGGAACGCGGCACCACCCTTGTGCTGGTGACCCACGACGAACGCCTGGCCCATCGCTGCCGGCGCCTGATCCGTCTTGAAGCCGGGCTGCTGGTCGCCCCTCTGGAGCCTTGA
- a CDS encoding arylesterase — protein MRVWFLSAGLALMCMAQNAAAGTVLIVGDSISAGFGLDTRLGWVSLLEQRLKQEGFDDKVVNASISGDTSAGGQARLPALLAEHKPELVILELGGNDGLRGMPPTQLQQNLASMIDSSRQSGAKVLLLGMQLPPNYGKRYTDSFAEVYGKLAEEKNIPLVPFFLEGVGGHPDLMQADGLHPAAGAQGKLLENVWPTLKPLL, from the coding sequence ATGCGTGTATGGTTTTTGAGTGCTGGCCTGGCCTTGATGTGCATGGCCCAGAACGCAGCGGCGGGTACTGTCCTGATCGTTGGCGATAGTATCAGCGCCGGTTTCGGCCTGGATACCCGTCTGGGGTGGGTCTCGCTGCTCGAGCAGCGGCTCAAACAGGAGGGTTTCGACGATAAAGTGGTCAACGCCTCGATCAGTGGTGACACCAGTGCCGGAGGCCAGGCGCGGCTGCCGGCGCTGCTTGCAGAGCATAAGCCTGAGCTGGTAATCCTCGAGTTGGGTGGCAACGACGGCCTGCGCGGGATGCCGCCAACGCAATTGCAACAAAATCTTGCCTCGATGATCGACAGCTCGCGGCAGAGCGGCGCCAAAGTGCTGCTGCTCGGCATGCAGTTGCCACCCAATTATGGCAAGCGCTACACCGATTCGTTCGCCGAGGTTTACGGCAAGCTCGCCGAAGAGAAAAACATCCCGTTGGTGCCGTTTTTTCTCGAAGGTGTCGGTGGTCATCCGGACCTGATGCAGGCCGACGGTCTGCACCCGGCGGCCGGTGCTCAGGGCAAGTTGCTGGAAAATGTCTGGCCGACGCTAAAACCGCTGTTATGA